The Patescibacteria group bacterium region CTGGATATCAGTTATGCTTTGAATGATCTGCGTTTTCGTATTAACTTGTCTTATGAAAAAGGCAATATGAAGATGGTGGCGCGCGTGATAACTGATGAACAACCGACTTTAGAACAGATTGGCATGCCTCAAGTGGTCTATGATTTATTGAACCTGCCCCAAGGCTTAATTTTATTAACTGGTCCGACCGGTTGCGGCAAGTCGACTACTCTAGCGGCGATGATAAATTATATTAATAATAATCGTAGCTGTAATATCGTGACTTTTGAGGATCCTATTGAATTTTTATTTAAATCTAATAAGAGCGTTATCACCCAGCGTCAGCTTGGCTCTGATATGTCCTCTTTTGCTAAAGGCTTGAAATATGTCTTGCGCCAAGATCCGAACGTCATCATGATAGGTGAAATGCGTGACTTGGAAACTATTGCCGCCGCCATTACCATCGCTGAAACCGGCCATTTAGTATTAGCGACTCTCCATACCTTTAATGCCGCCCAAACAGTCGACCGGATCATAGATATATTCCCTCCCCATCAGCAGAATCAGGTTCGCTCCCAGCTATCTTTGATTTTA contains the following coding sequences:
- a CDS encoding type IV pilus twitching motility protein PilT, with protein sequence MLDIKHLLQLAATRNASDLHLVVGLPPIFRVDGELFSLDEILKKKGEGEIINEQELQESVGLLLSPEQKTKFFVERDLDISYALNDLRFRINLSYEKGNMKMVARVITDEQPTLEQIGMPQVVYDLLNLPQGLILLTGPTGCGKSTTLAAMINYINNNRSCNIVTFEDPIEFLFKSNKSVITQRQLGSDMSSFAKGLKYVLRQDPNVIMIGEMRDLETIAAAITIAETGHLVLATLHTFNAAQTVDRIIDIFPPHQQNQVRSQLSLILAGVISQRLLPKIGGGRVAAREIMVKTPAVANLIRENKIAQLRSVLQTSGADGMMTLDKHLQELFHQGLITKEVAMGQMENPNELA